The DNA sequence AAGGCCCTGAGCAATCAGGACGCCGAGCTGGCTGCCCTCGACAAAGAACATCCAGGCTTCGCCCGCTGGCGCACTCGCAACACCCTGGCCCACAAAAAGCCGGGCTACGTCGCGGTAACCCTGTCCCTGAAGCCAACCGGCGTTGCGCCGGGCGACATCACCGACAAGCAACTGGACGCCGTGGCCGACCTGGCCGAGCGCTACAGCTTCGGTCAACTGCGCACCTCCCACGAGCAGAACATCATCCTGGCGGACGTTGAAGAGAGCCAGTTGTTCACCCTGTGGGGCGAGTTGCGCGAGCAAGGCTTCGCCACCCCGAACATCGGCCTGCTGACCGACATCATCTGCTGCCCGGGCGGTGATTTCTGCTCCCTGGCCAACGCCAAGTCGATTCCTATCGCCGAGTCGATCCAGCGTCGTTTCGACGACTTGGACTACCTGTTCGATATCGGCGAGCTGGACCTGAACATTTCCGGTTGCATGAACGCCTGTGGCCACCACCACGTCGGCCACATCGGCATCCTGGGCGTGGACAAGAAAGGCGAAGAGTTCTACCAGGTTTCCCTGGGCGGCAGCGGTAACCGCGATGCCAGCCTGGGCAAGATCCTCGGTCCATCGTTTGCCCAGGATGACATGCCTGACGTGATCGAAAAGCTGATCGACGTGTACATTGAACAACGTACCGAAGACGAGCGCTTCATCGACACGTATCAACGTATTGGCATCGACCTCTTCAAGGAACGCGTCTATGCAGCGAATCATTAAGAACAACGAGGTCATCGACGAAACCTGGCACCTGCTGCCCAAGGATGCGTCTTTCGATGGCATCTCCAACTGCGATGACCTGATCGTTCCCCTGGCCCTGTGGCGCGATCATGGTCACGCTCTCAAGGCTCGCGACGGTGGCCTCGGCGTGTGGCTGGATGCCGACGAGGAAGCGGAAGAGATTGGTGATGATGCCAATCAATTTCAGGTTATCGCCTTGAACTTCCCGGCCTTTACCGACGGACGCAGCTACTCCAACGCTCGTTTGTTGCGTGATCGCTATGGTTTCAAGGGTGAATTGCGGGCGATTGGCGATGTGCTGCGCGACCAGCTGTTCTACATGCGCCGCTGCGGTTTCGACGCCTTTGCCCTGCGCGCTGACAAAGACCCCTATGAGGCCCTCGAAAGCCTCAAGGACTTCTCGGTGACCTACCAGGCCGCCACCGACGAGCCGCTGCCGCTGTTTCGTCGTCGCTGAAACAGCCCCATGAAAAAGCCCTGATCCGGGTGTCCGGTTCAGGGCTTTTTTGTTTTCGGTATCTTGAACCCATCTCGCTCCCACCCGCCTCAGAACCACTGTGGGAGATAGCTTGCTCGCGATAGCGCTGGATCAGCTTGCATCTATGTTGGATGTGCCGCTGCTATCGCGAGCAAGCTCGCCCCCACAAGGGGGGTAGGCACTCTCTCTGCAATTACCAGAAACGCTGCTGGGTCAGGCGACTCCACCAATTCAGCAAGACCCGATCCACCGAACCGCTGGCCGCCATGCCGATGCGTTCTTGCAGGCTTTTGCGTTCGGCGTAGTGCAGGTGGTACAGCTCGGCAGCCTTGGCCCGCTCGGCGAGGTATTCGTCGCTGGTCTTCAGTTCGTCCACCAGCCCCCTGCCCAGCGCCGCGACACCCAGCCAGACTTCACCAGTCGCCACTTCGTCAATGGCCAGTTGCGGACGGTAGTTGGACACAAAGTTCTTGAACAGCTCATGGGTGATGTCCAGCTCTTCCTGGAACTTCTCCCGGCCCTTCTCGGTATTTTCGCCGAACACCGTCAACGTGCGTTTGTATTCACCGGCGGTCAGCACTTCAAAATCGATGTCGTGTTTCTTCAGCAGCCGGTTGACGTTGGGCAACTGCGCAACGACACCGATGGAGCCAAGAATGGCGAACGGTGCACTGATGATCTTCTCGCCGATGCACGCCATCATATAGCCGCCGCTGGCCGCGACCTTGTCGATGCAAACTGTCAACGGCACGCCCGCCTGACGGATACGCGCCAGTTGCGAGGAGGCCAGGCCGTAGCTGTGGACCATGCCCCCGCCGCTTTCCAGGCGCAGCACCACTTC is a window from the Pseudomonas brassicacearum genome containing:
- the sohB gene encoding protease SohB; its protein translation is MEFFIEYASFLAKTVTLVIAILVVLASFAALRSKGRRKSAGQLQVSKLNDFYKGLRERLEQTLLDKDQLKALRKTESKAEKSAKKQKDKPATKPRVFVLDFDGDIKASATESLRHEITALLTLATPKDEVVLRLESGGGMVHSYGLASSQLARIRQAGVPLTVCIDKVAASGGYMMACIGEKIISAPFAILGSIGVVAQLPNVNRLLKKHDIDFEVLTAGEYKRTLTVFGENTEKGREKFQEELDITHELFKNFVSNYRPQLAIDEVATGEVWLGVAALGRGLVDELKTSDEYLAERAKAAELYHLHYAERKSLQERIGMAASGSVDRVLLNWWSRLTQQRFW
- a CDS encoding DUF934 domain-containing protein; its protein translation is MQRIIKNNEVIDETWHLLPKDASFDGISNCDDLIVPLALWRDHGHALKARDGGLGVWLDADEEAEEIGDDANQFQVIALNFPAFTDGRSYSNARLLRDRYGFKGELRAIGDVLRDQLFYMRRCGFDAFALRADKDPYEALESLKDFSVTYQAATDEPLPLFRRR